DNA from Mucilaginibacter mallensis:
GCATCAATTACCTGCTGATTACAATCGCATTTGGTAACCTGCAAACGGTTCACAATGCTATCAACCAAAACCGACAAATTGAACTTGGCTTTAGGGAAAGTGTAGGAGCGGTTATCAATTTTTGATGCCAGCAGCATGTTCTCTACCATATCATCCAATCGCTCAATATCCAGTAATGATTTATCTATAAAATCAAGGATCTGCACTTTGGTAAGATCCCTCTTTTGGATGGTTTGCAGTAATATTTTGATGGATGCCAAGGGCGATTTCAGCTCATGGGTTACCGATAACAGGAAATTTCTTTTCTGTTCCTGCAGTTTGCTTTCCCTGTTAACTGTTTTGTGCAGACTGATAGCGCCAAACACGAATACGGTAACAAACATGGAGCCTTCGCCCAGTATCATACCCAGGCGATTGTGCTGCAAACTGTATAAATAATATGCCCACCATATCAATTGCGCTACCGCGTAAATGATAAGGGCATAAAAAATAACTAATGAACGTTGCTTTATCATAACCTCTTTATTTTGTGTTGAATACAAGATCCAGACTATCAAATATAGCACGTTTTGCCCGTTCCAAATCAACTTTTGTATGAGCTGATGAGATAAAGCCAACTTCGTAGCCTGATGGGCCCAAATAAACGCCCCTGTTGATGAGTTCGTGGTGCATTACTTTGAATTTATCCATGCTTGCGGGATCAATTTCTTCAGCTTTGGTTATCGTTTCCTTATCGGTAAAGGCAAACCAGAACATAGAGCCAATAGTGAACACCTTAAACTTATAACTACGTGCTGATGCAAAACGTTGTATTGATGCTGTAAATTCTTCTGTTTTATTAGCCAAATCACGGTAGAAACCCATGCGCAGTACTTCGGTTAACTGCGCGATACCTGCAGCCATAGCTACCGGATTACCCGATAAGGTACCACCCTGGTAAACCGGACCATCAGGCGATACACTGCCCATAATTTCGTCAGATGAGCCATAACAGCCAACCGGTAAACCACCGCCTATTATTTTACCATAGGTAAGGATATCCGGCTTGATCTGGTAAAGACCAGCGGCGCCCTCAAAACCGATCCTGAAACCTGATATTACTTCATCAAATATCAGCAATGTGCCGTTTTGGGTACATATCTCTCTTAAAAACTGTAAATACTCTTTGCTTTGCAGCAATAAGCCATTGTTTGCCGGGATAGGCTCGATTATTACCGCCGCAATCTGATCTTTAAATTCTTCGAATGCTTTTTTTAGCGCTTCGGTGTCATTTAATGAAACTACAATGGTTTCATCGGCAAATGCTTTGGGTACGCCTGCTGATGAGGTTTCGCCAAAAGTAACCAGACCCGAACCTGCTTTTACCAACAGGGCATCGGTATGGCCATGGTAGCAGCCTTCAAACTTCAGTATTTTATCGCGTTTGGTATAGCCGCGGGCCAATCTGATGGCCGACATAACGGCTTCGGTGCCAGAGCTTACAAAACGTAATTTTTCAACAAACTTGTTGTTTTTAAGGATGAGCTCTGCCAGTTCATTTTCCAAAGCCGTAGGCGCACCGAACGACATACCATTCTGCATTACCTCGATCACCCTTTCGCGAACCTTAGCGTTGTTATGCCCTAAAATAAGCGGGCCCCATGAGCAGCAGAAATCAATAAATTCATTACCATCCGCATCCCAGATATGGCTGCCATCACCTTTTTCAATAAAAAGCGGCGTACCGTATACCGATTTAAAGGCCCTAACCGGTGAGTTAACCCCACCCGGAAAATAAGTTTTAGCCTTAGCATATAGCTCGGCAGATTTTTCCCTGCTGATATTTGGTTTCCCGGTTGTATTTACCGGCAAATCATCCTCACTTGAAAATATTTTCTTAATCGAATCAAACATCTTTTTAAGTCAAAAATTAAAATTCAAAATTCAAAAGTGTTGCCGTGTTTTCGACTTTTTACTTTTGAATTTTGACTTATACTAAATCCACTTATTCTCCAACACCTCTTTAGCATGATACGTTAATATCGTGCTGGCGCCTGCCCTACGGATGCTGGTAAGCACCTCGGTAATGGCGCGCTGCTCATTTAACCAGCCTGTTTGTATGGCTGCTTTTATCATGGCATATTCGCCGCTTACATTATACGCCGCAACCGGCAATTCAGTATTGTCTTTTATTAATTTGATCACGTCCAGGTAAGGCAATGCTGGTTTTACCATCAAAAAGTCGGCGCCTTCGGCCTCATCAAGCCGGGCTTCTATCAAAGCTTCACCTTGATTAGCCGGGTTCATCTGGTATGTTTTCTTATCACCAAATTTAGGTGCCGAGTTTAACGCATCCCTAAACGGACCATAAAACGCACTGGCATATTTAGCCGAGTACGACATGATAGATACATTGGTGAATTTATTATCATCCAATACCTTCCGGATGTACCCCACTCTCCCGTCCATCATATCTGACGGCGCAATAATATCCGCACCGCTTTGCGCGTGTGCCAATGCCATTTTGCCTAATACTTCCA
Protein-coding regions in this window:
- a CDS encoding sensor histidine kinase, whose protein sequence is MIKQRSLVIFYALIIYAVAQLIWWAYYLYSLQHNRLGMILGEGSMFVTVFVFGAISLHKTVNRESKLQEQKRNFLLSVTHELKSPLASIKILLQTIQKRDLTKVQILDFIDKSLLDIERLDDMVENMLLASKIDNRSYTFPKAKFNLSVLVDSIVNRLQVTKCDCNQQVIDAEIEPKIEITGDKFALTSVVTNLVENAIKYSSPCEVVAVKLFSKDDKVFLQVADHGIGIADAEKGRIFDKFYRVGSEDTRNTKGTGLGLYIVKEVLDKHEASIKVKDNRPAGSIFEVTFALT
- the hemL gene encoding glutamate-1-semialdehyde 2,1-aminomutase → MFDSIKKIFSSEDDLPVNTTGKPNISREKSAELYAKAKTYFPGGVNSPVRAFKSVYGTPLFIEKGDGSHIWDADGNEFIDFCCSWGPLILGHNNAKVRERVIEVMQNGMSFGAPTALENELAELILKNNKFVEKLRFVSSGTEAVMSAIRLARGYTKRDKILKFEGCYHGHTDALLVKAGSGLVTFGETSSAGVPKAFADETIVVSLNDTEALKKAFEEFKDQIAAVIIEPIPANNGLLLQSKEYLQFLREICTQNGTLLIFDEVISGFRIGFEGAAGLYQIKPDILTYGKIIGGGLPVGCYGSSDEIMGSVSPDGPVYQGGTLSGNPVAMAAGIAQLTEVLRMGFYRDLANKTEEFTASIQRFASARSYKFKVFTIGSMFWFAFTDKETITKAEEIDPASMDKFKVMHHELINRGVYLGPSGYEVGFISSAHTKVDLERAKRAIFDSLDLVFNTK
- the hemB gene encoding porphobilinogen synthase, with amino-acid sequence MLQRPRRNRKSEVIRQMVQETHVSAANLIFPLFIIEGENQKSEVSSMPGIYRYSIDNLLREVESCLKLGLNSFDLFPNIDEALKDKYATESYRDESLYLRAIRAVKKNFPEACVVTDVAMDPYSSDGHDGIMENGEILNDETLEVLGKMALAHAQSGADIIAPSDMMDGRVGYIRKVLDDNKFTNVSIMSYSAKYASAFYGPFRDALNSAPKFGDKKTYQMNPANQGEALIEARLDEAEGADFLMVKPALPYLDVIKLIKDNTELPVAAYNVSGEYAMIKAAIQTGWLNEQRAITEVLTSIRRAGASTILTYHAKEVLENKWI